In the genome of Dermacentor variabilis isolate Ectoservices chromosome 5, ASM5094787v1, whole genome shotgun sequence, one region contains:
- the Pex3 gene encoding peroxisomal biogenesis factor 3 codes for MFSRLYNAVRQHKKKIFFSVGLVGGAYLLNRYLHGKLRDWETKQTQSYIDQIKHQHHFENILQTSDNTILTLLEKVREPLLAILETDSLLEKLKTRPANRVELWEELKVRILTFAVASVYAESLLASLVRVQLGVVGGYVFVNSQRAQQNSGGVLPALTNQDIHQRYLSQVQHFFENGLHELARVVRDAVVAAFGHISLKERVGPADFAVGFDFVKKHISRDSKKPLPGFLRLLLPPLEVEGDTDDVRVLNVMILETRDILETDDFAKVLGMCIDLGINSLTNDVEVCFKNMRAAAEENASGDRAERSAASTSAVSTGFPMAKLLPVLRNSLVAGRQEGFLKIVLQAEILRSMLANVYEAFCQTEDADRINHNLTPLS; via the coding sequence ATGTTTAGCCGGCTGTACAACGCTGTGCGGCAGCACAAGAAGAAGATATTCTTCAGCGTCGGCCTAGTCGGAGGCGCCTACCTTTTGAACCGGTATCTACATGGAAAACTCCGTGACTGGGAAACAAAACAGACTCAGAGCTACATCGATCAAATCAAACACCAGCACCATTTCGAAAATATTCTACAAACGTCGGACAACACGATCCTAACTCTCCTGGAAAAGGTCAGAGAGCCGCTACTCGCCATACTCGAGACGGACAGCCTGCTCGAGAAGCTCAAGACGCGACCTGCCAACAGGGTCGAACTTTGGGAGGAACTCAAGGTGCGCATTCTCACATTCGCGGTGGCAAGCGTGTACGCGGAAAGTCTGCTCGCCTCGCTGGTTCGCGTGCAGCTCGGCGTTGTGGGTGGATACGTCTTCGTGAACTCGCAGCGCGCGCAGCAAAACTCGGGAGGCGTCTTGCCGGCGCTCACCAACCAAGACATCCATCAGCGCTACCTGTCACAGGTCCAGCACTTCTTCGAGAACGGCCTGCACGAGCTCGCGCGTGTTGTCAGGGACGCGGTCGTGGCCGCCTTCGGTCACATCAGCCTGAAGGAGCGCGTCGGCCCCGCCGACTTCGCTGTGGGTTTCGATTTCGTCAAGAAGCACATCTCGCGGGACTCCAAGAAGCCACTTCCAGGCTTTCTTCGCTTGCTCCTGCCACCTCTCGAGGTCGAAGGCGATACGGACGACGTCAGGGTGCTCAACGTGATGATCCTCGAGACAAGGGACATCCTCGAGACCGACGACTTCGCCAAGGTTCTGGGAATGTGCATCGACCTGGGCATCAATAGCCTCACGAACGATGTCGAGGTCTGCTTCAAAAATATGCGAGCCGCAGCAGAAGAAAATGCCAGTGGTGACCGAGCTGAACGTTCTGCCGCCTCTACGTCAGCGGTGTCAACGGGCTTTCCTATGGCAAAACTTCTGCCTGTGCTTAGAAACAGCCTCGTAGCCGGCAGGCAGGAAGGCTTCCTTAAAATCGTGCTCCAGGCAGAGATACTTCGTAGCATGCTCGCCAACGTGTACGAGGCCTTCTGCCAGACAGAGGACGCGGACAGGATTAACCACAACCTGACACCATTGTCATGA